The region TCTCACAACACTTAAAAGAGTTCTGATGAATCCTGTCTGTTTTCCAAACATGGAAAGAACCTGAATTCTGGATTTGATACAATCCACGGGGTATATGACAAACCAAAGGCAAATGCCAGCAATTCCACCACTTAACATCAAGGGGACAGGGCCTAGTTCATCTTTTGACCCCCCCGAGGCAAAAAACGATCGACTCAGTTCATAGCCACCGAAGAAGAAGAAATAGCCTGGTACTACTTGAAACAGAGTACTCGTGAGTCCGTGGTAGAAGCCCCAGGGGCCATCCTTTCTAAGGATACTCTTCACGACGGACCAAACTGTATCATGGCTTTTTGCTATCCTCCCTGACACCTCCAGTTCGTGCATGGTCTGCAGTCGGCACTTCACAAGCTCCGTGGGGCACAGGGCCAGTGCGGCAAACGCTGAGGCGATGGAACCCGCGGCCGCAGTCTGCAGATCATTCAGCTTC is a window of Muntiacus reevesi chromosome 1, mMunRee1.1, whole genome shotgun sequence DNA encoding:
- the LOC136156215 gene encoding mitochondrial ornithine transporter 2, with the protein product MKSSPAIQAAIDLTAGALGGTACVLTGQPFDTMKVKMQTFPGLYRGLTDCALKTYSQVGLRGFYKGTGPALMAYVAENSVLFMCYGFCQQFVRKVAGLDEQAKLNDLQTAAAGSIASAFAALALCPTELVKCRLQTMHELEVSGRIAKSHDTVWSVVKSILRKDGPWGFYHGLTSTLFQVVPGYFFFFGGYELSRSFFASGGSKDELGPVPLMLSGGIAGICLWFVIYPVDCIKSRIQVLSMFGKQTGFIRTLLSVVRTEGIAALYSGLKATLIRAFPANAALFLAYEYSRKMMMSQFEAY